In the genome of Deinococcus deserti VCD115, one region contains:
- a CDS encoding MarR family winged helix-turn-helix transcriptional regulator: MTNPEALPMAFMQAFWEVWQTLGARVDAALTARHGLDLRAFITLAYVQGKESGTDQPAALARATGVPRYEMSRILSYLEAQGSITRQSIRSDARRISVSATPEGRALYAGAEKTVLEVVAPLLGQLGEPATARLTEALRQLAQSARAQGDLS, translated from the coding sequence ATGACGAATCCCGAAGCCTTACCCATGGCATTTATGCAGGCCTTCTGGGAGGTCTGGCAGACGCTGGGCGCCCGAGTGGACGCTGCATTGACAGCCCGACATGGCCTGGACCTGCGTGCTTTCATCACGCTGGCCTATGTTCAGGGCAAAGAGTCCGGAACCGACCAGCCGGCTGCCCTCGCCCGGGCGACTGGCGTTCCCCGCTATGAAATGAGCCGCATCCTGTCGTATCTGGAAGCACAGGGGTCCATTACCCGGCAGAGCATCCGCTCCGACGCCCGGCGCATCAGCGTGAGCGCCACCCCTGAGGGCCGCGCCCTGTACGCCGGGGCCGAGAAGACAGTCCTGGAAGTGGTGGCCCCGCTGCTTGGCCAGCTGGGCGAGCCGGCCACTGCCAGGCTTACAGAGGCCCTGCGGCAGCTTGCCCAGTCTGCCCGCGCCCAAGGAGATCTGTCATGA
- a CDS encoding cytochrome P450 produces MTSESHSPDPARCPVTGQPATEQGAGPARASRTSRQEPVPNEAIKRDATGVYRVHSFQAARDILRSEGVRQAGFMAEAAGEMGGRTPLMTRMPVLFAEGEEHHEMRRATARYFTPAAVGAYQPMIAALADDLMAQLVRQGEANLDDLSLHLGVNVAARVVGLTSSRLPGMEKRITAFVEGPGNSEPGAAQPSGRLESARQQAHLGLFYLLDVKPAIRARRKARRDDLISYLLDRGYNDLEIMTECLTYGTAGMVTTREFITVAAWHLLKSPGLRADYVHGTEKQRYDILHEILRLEPVVGTLYRRAQTELTVGDTVIPPGSLLALNVQHANLDPQVAGDSPEQLCPARPLPRGVQPPVLSFGDGHHRCPGAFLAIKESDVFLRRVLLWQDLELVQEPQVTYNEVVKGFELRGLRVRLGRRA; encoded by the coding sequence ATGACCAGCGAGAGCCATTCTCCTGACCCCGCCCGCTGCCCGGTGACGGGCCAGCCAGCCACGGAGCAGGGTGCTGGCCCCGCCAGGGCAAGCCGCACCAGTCGTCAGGAACCGGTCCCCAATGAGGCAATCAAGCGGGATGCCACCGGCGTCTACCGGGTTCATTCGTTCCAGGCCGCCCGCGACATCCTGCGCAGCGAAGGGGTCCGGCAGGCGGGCTTCATGGCTGAGGCCGCCGGAGAGATGGGCGGACGCACGCCCCTGATGACGCGCATGCCGGTCCTGTTTGCTGAAGGCGAGGAGCACCACGAGATGCGCCGCGCCACGGCCCGTTACTTCACGCCAGCGGCAGTGGGAGCGTATCAGCCTATGATCGCTGCCCTAGCGGACGATCTGATGGCGCAGCTGGTCCGGCAGGGAGAAGCCAACCTGGACGACCTGAGCCTGCACCTGGGCGTCAATGTGGCAGCCCGGGTCGTGGGTCTGACCAGCAGCCGTCTGCCGGGAATGGAAAAGCGCATCACGGCGTTTGTAGAGGGTCCAGGTAACAGTGAGCCGGGAGCCGCCCAGCCTTCGGGCCGCTTGGAAAGTGCCCGGCAGCAGGCCCACCTGGGCCTGTTCTACCTGCTTGATGTGAAACCGGCGATTCGGGCCCGCCGCAAGGCGCGCCGCGACGACCTGATCAGCTACCTGCTGGACCGCGGGTACAACGATCTGGAGATCATGACCGAGTGCCTGACATATGGAACGGCCGGAATGGTCACCACCCGCGAGTTCATCACGGTTGCTGCCTGGCACCTGCTGAAAAGCCCCGGACTACGCGCGGATTACGTTCACGGCACCGAGAAGCAGCGGTATGACATCCTGCACGAGATCCTGCGGCTGGAGCCGGTCGTGGGCACGCTGTACCGCCGGGCCCAGACGGAACTGACCGTGGGGGACACGGTCATCCCACCGGGTAGCCTGCTGGCGCTGAATGTCCAGCACGCCAACCTGGACCCACAGGTGGCGGGCGACAGTCCTGAACAGCTCTGCCCGGCACGTCCGCTGCCCCGTGGGGTGCAGCCCCCGGTGCTGTCGTTCGGAGACGGTCACCACCGCTGTCCCGGGGCTTTTCTGGCCATCAAGGAGAGCGATGTCTTCCTGCGCCGGGTGCTGCTATGGCAGGACCTCGAGCTTGTCCAGGAACCACAGGTGACCTACAACGAGGTCGTCAAGGGCTTTGAGCTGCGCGGCCTGCGGGTGCGGCTCGGACGCCGGGCCTGA
- a CDS encoding thiolase family protein, translating into MSKAVIVAASRVPTGKFMGALADVGAVDLGAITLAETLRRSGLPAELVEDVIMGQVVQAGSGQNPARQAALKAGLSHEVGALTINKVCGSGLKAVILAAQSIRAGDQQAVLAGGMESMSNAPHLLPQARKGYRLGHAQVLDANTHDGLWCSINNEGMGLTGERVAEKYAISRDEQDAFATASHQKAVAAIQEGRFRDEIVPVTVRGRKGDVVVDTDEGPRADTSAETLGRLKPAFKQDGSVTAGNAPGLNDGAASLLVMSEEAAQAHGLTPLAEIIDYATGGLAPEWVMMTPVPATQKLLQKLGMSASDVDLWELNEAFSVQSLAVSRELGLDPARVNVNGGAVALGHPIGASGARILVTLLHALKQQDKETGVATLCMGGGNGLAMAVRRL; encoded by the coding sequence ATGTCAAAAGCTGTGATCGTGGCGGCCTCGCGCGTGCCGACCGGCAAGTTTATGGGAGCCCTGGCGGATGTGGGAGCAGTAGACCTGGGGGCCATTACCCTGGCCGAAACACTGAGGCGCAGTGGCCTTCCCGCCGAACTGGTCGAGGACGTCATCATGGGTCAGGTGGTGCAGGCTGGCAGCGGGCAGAACCCGGCCCGGCAGGCGGCCCTGAAGGCAGGGCTGAGCCACGAGGTGGGCGCCCTGACCATCAACAAGGTGTGCGGCAGTGGACTCAAGGCCGTGATCCTGGCCGCGCAGAGCATCCGCGCAGGCGACCAGCAGGCGGTGCTGGCCGGCGGCATGGAAAGCATGAGCAATGCCCCGCACCTGCTGCCGCAGGCCCGCAAGGGGTACCGCCTGGGTCATGCCCAGGTGCTCGACGCCAATACCCATGACGGGCTATGGTGCTCGATCAACAACGAGGGCATGGGATTGACCGGCGAGCGAGTGGCCGAAAAGTACGCCATCAGCCGCGATGAGCAGGACGCCTTCGCCACGGCAAGCCACCAGAAGGCGGTGGCGGCCATTCAGGAAGGCCGCTTCCGCGACGAGATCGTGCCGGTGACCGTCCGGGGCCGCAAGGGTGACGTGGTCGTGGACACCGACGAGGGACCGCGTGCCGACACCAGCGCCGAGACCCTGGGCAGGCTCAAGCCGGCCTTCAAGCAGGACGGCAGTGTGACTGCCGGGAACGCTCCTGGCCTGAACGACGGCGCCGCCAGCCTGCTGGTCATGAGTGAGGAAGCGGCCCAGGCACATGGCCTGACGCCGCTGGCCGAGATCATCGATTACGCCACCGGTGGCCTCGCTCCCGAGTGGGTCATGATGACCCCGGTGCCCGCAACCCAGAAACTGCTGCAGAAACTGGGCATGAGTGCCAGCGATGTGGACCTCTGGGAACTGAACGAGGCTTTCAGCGTGCAGAGCCTGGCCGTCAGCCGTGAACTGGGCCTGGACCCCGCGCGGGTCAATGTGAATGGCGGGGCTGTGGCCCTGGGCCATCCCATCGGCGCGTCGGGCGCACGCATCCTGGTGACCCTGCTGCACGCCCTGAAGCAGCAGGACAAGGAAACCGGCGTGGCGACCCTGTGTATGGGCGGCGGCAACGGACTGGCCATGGCGGTCCGGCGGCTGTGA
- a CDS encoding YciI family protein produces the protein MSQPTLWIIESTYLKSGDELVAVTPRHREWLDQHYVSGIFLTSGRKVDGTGGVLVALAETQEQLEAIFQDDPFVKEGCSTYRYTAFTPVKRGRSLELSGVPLVE, from the coding sequence ATGAGCCAACCGACCTTGTGGATCATTGAAAGCACCTATCTCAAAAGCGGTGACGAACTGGTGGCCGTCACGCCCCGTCACCGTGAATGGCTCGACCAGCACTACGTCAGTGGAATCTTTCTGACCAGTGGCCGTAAGGTGGACGGCACCGGCGGGGTGCTGGTTGCCCTGGCCGAAACCCAGGAGCAGCTCGAAGCCATCTTCCAGGACGATCCCTTTGTGAAGGAGGGCTGCAGCACCTACCGCTACACCGCCTTTACCCCAGTCAAGCGCGGCCGCAGCCTGGAACTCAGCGGCGTGCCGCTGGTGGAATAG
- a CDS encoding 3-hydroxyacyl-CoA dehydrogenase family protein, which translates to MKFGVIGAGQMGGGIAQVAAQSGFDVVVQDVQQAFLDRGRGVIEKSLAKLHEKGKLTGTPDEILGRIRFTTDLADFADCDLVVEAIVENEAVKAELFRKLGEIVKPAGILASNTSSIPITALASASGRPEQFIGMHFMNPVPLMALVEVIRGYSTSDETAQIVTETAQKMGKTPLSCNDFPGFVSNRILMPMLNEAIQCVMEGVAEPEAIDGIMKLGMNHPMGPLTLADFIGLDTCLAIMEVLHQGLGDDKYRPSPLLRKMVQAGLLGRKSGQGFYKY; encoded by the coding sequence ATGAAATTCGGAGTCATCGGAGCAGGCCAGATGGGCGGCGGCATCGCACAGGTCGCGGCGCAGAGCGGATTCGACGTGGTTGTTCAGGATGTTCAGCAGGCGTTTTTAGACCGGGGCCGCGGCGTCATTGAAAAAAGCCTTGCCAAGCTGCACGAGAAGGGAAAGCTGACCGGCACGCCGGACGAAATCCTCGGTCGCATCCGCTTCACGACTGACCTTGCGGACTTTGCAGACTGCGACCTCGTGGTGGAAGCCATCGTGGAGAACGAGGCCGTGAAGGCCGAACTGTTTCGCAAGCTGGGCGAAATCGTCAAGCCCGCAGGCATCCTGGCCAGCAATACCAGCTCCATTCCGATCACGGCTCTGGCCAGTGCTTCAGGCCGCCCCGAGCAATTTATCGGCATGCACTTCATGAACCCGGTGCCGCTCATGGCGCTGGTGGAAGTGATCCGCGGCTACAGCACCAGCGACGAGACCGCACAGATCGTGACCGAGACGGCGCAGAAGATGGGCAAGACACCGCTGTCCTGCAATGATTTCCCCGGATTTGTCAGTAACCGCATCCTGATGCCCATGCTGAATGAGGCCATTCAGTGCGTCATGGAAGGTGTGGCGGAACCCGAGGCCATCGACGGCATTATGAAACTTGGGATGAACCACCCTATGGGACCGCTCACGCTGGCCGACTTTATCGGGCTGGATACCTGCCTGGCCATCATGGAGGTGCTGCATCAGGGTCTCGGGGATGATAAATACCGTCCCAGTCCGCTGCTCCGCAAAATGGTGCAGGCCGGTCTGCTTGGGCGCAAGAGCGGGCAGGGCTTCTACAAGTACTGA
- the dnaX gene encoding DNA polymerase III subunit gamma/tau, producing MSAIYQRARPIRWDEVVGQEHVKDVLRAALEQGRVGHAYLFSGPRGVGKTTTARLIAMTANCSGPLPKPCGECESCLSVRAGSHPDVLEIDAASNNSVDDVRDLREKVSLAAMRGGKKIYILDEAHMMSRAAFNALLKTLEEPPSHVIFILATTEPEKIIPTILSRCQHYRFRRLTAEEIAGKLSGLAAKEGVRAEPDALQLIGRLADGAMRDGESLLERMLAAGTAVTRVAVEEALGLPPGERVRGIAGALVLGDAGSALQGAAQLYRDGFAARTVVEGLVSALGTALHAELGLSGERLEGADVPRLLKLQAALDEQEARFARSADQQSLELALTHALLAADSGGAGSERAPASAPAAGIPADLVQRLNRLEKELRSLRAAGVTIPSAPTAPVADFDPVARRGPAPVREVAAQALGQVAPAAAPAAVQGSWADVVRQASMQLKAFLKPARMHAQPGYVSLSYDDKNAFHAKQIAGKFDDVAKLVLKVFGPVTFELIAPEGGRKVNLGGAGSHTDAPVAAPPVPEPAPVRPEREEVAPVEVAPFDPAPRRTSSRGPAFEPVDVGPQAAVPRPAVRPAGTAVATLDVPPPRPPVAERSQTERRVPPASPDDVARAPLPVHAPAPWETGHVADNPQPPADAQGGDQVLSAAQSRELYVVEPITEEPDWGQIGGQLAGEAAPDLGDSPFTEYVPQRPRPAAPSPAPAAAEPSAPATPGRPADIRAHPMYENIKSRFNGRVREIGKNRNVPAVTPETDADDEEPEV from the coding sequence ATGAGTGCCATCTATCAGCGTGCCCGGCCCATCCGCTGGGACGAGGTGGTGGGTCAGGAGCATGTCAAGGACGTCCTGCGTGCGGCGCTGGAGCAGGGGCGGGTGGGTCACGCCTACCTGTTCTCCGGGCCGCGCGGGGTCGGCAAGACCACCACGGCGCGCCTGATTGCCATGACGGCCAACTGCTCCGGACCGCTGCCCAAACCCTGCGGTGAGTGCGAGAGCTGCCTGTCTGTGCGCGCCGGGTCGCATCCGGACGTCCTGGAAATCGACGCGGCCAGCAACAACAGCGTTGACGACGTTCGTGACCTGCGCGAGAAGGTCTCGCTGGCAGCCATGCGCGGCGGTAAGAAGATCTACATTCTCGACGAGGCGCACATGATGTCGCGGGCAGCCTTCAACGCCCTGCTCAAGACGCTGGAAGAGCCACCTTCGCACGTCATTTTTATTCTGGCGACCACCGAGCCGGAAAAGATTATTCCGACCATTCTGTCGCGCTGCCAGCACTACCGCTTCCGCCGCCTGACCGCCGAGGAAATTGCCGGCAAGCTGTCTGGTCTGGCCGCGAAGGAAGGAGTGCGGGCTGAGCCCGACGCGCTGCAGCTGATCGGACGCCTGGCCGACGGAGCCATGCGTGACGGAGAAAGCCTGCTGGAGCGCATGCTGGCTGCCGGAACAGCCGTTACCCGCGTCGCCGTGGAAGAAGCGCTGGGGCTGCCGCCGGGTGAACGGGTGCGCGGCATAGCCGGCGCCCTGGTGCTTGGGGACGCCGGGAGTGCCCTGCAGGGCGCAGCGCAGCTGTACCGCGACGGATTCGCCGCGCGCACGGTGGTCGAGGGGCTGGTCTCAGCGCTTGGTACGGCCCTGCACGCCGAACTTGGCCTGAGCGGCGAACGTCTGGAGGGCGCCGATGTGCCCCGGCTGCTTAAACTGCAGGCTGCCCTGGACGAGCAGGAGGCCCGCTTTGCTCGCAGCGCCGACCAGCAGAGCCTGGAACTGGCCCTGACCCACGCCCTGCTGGCCGCAGACAGTGGTGGCGCAGGCAGTGAGCGCGCGCCTGCGTCAGCGCCGGCAGCCGGCATTCCGGCGGATCTGGTGCAGCGGCTTAACCGTCTGGAGAAGGAACTGAGGTCTCTGCGGGCCGCTGGAGTCACCATTCCCTCTGCTCCCACAGCGCCTGTGGCTGACTTTGACCCTGTGGCGCGTCGTGGTCCGGCTCCGGTGCGCGAAGTCGCGGCGCAGGCGCTGGGCCAGGTGGCCCCGGCTGCGGCACCGGCAGCGGTCCAGGGCAGCTGGGCCGACGTGGTACGTCAGGCCAGCATGCAGCTCAAGGCCTTTTTGAAACCCGCCCGCATGCACGCCCAGCCGGGGTATGTCAGCCTGAGCTACGACGACAAGAATGCCTTTCATGCCAAACAGATCGCGGGCAAGTTCGATGACGTGGCCAAGCTGGTTCTGAAAGTGTTTGGACCAGTCACCTTCGAGCTGATCGCGCCGGAAGGTGGGCGCAAAGTCAATCTGGGTGGTGCAGGCAGCCACACTGACGCTCCTGTCGCGGCTCCCCCGGTGCCTGAGCCTGCTCCTGTTCGGCCGGAACGGGAAGAGGTGGCCCCGGTAGAGGTCGCTCCCTTTGATCCTGCCCCGCGCCGCACCAGCAGCCGGGGCCCGGCGTTCGAGCCGGTCGACGTCGGCCCTCAGGCGGCGGTCCCGCGGCCCGCGGTCCGGCCTGCCGGCACTGCTGTGGCCACGCTGGACGTTCCACCACCGCGTCCGCCAGTGGCCGAGCGCTCTCAGACTGAGCGGCGGGTGCCGCCGGCCAGCCCGGACGATGTGGCGCGGGCGCCGCTGCCTGTGCACGCCCCAGCACCCTGGGAGACGGGGCATGTGGCCGACAATCCCCAGCCTCCTGCGGATGCCCAGGGGGGCGACCAGGTACTTTCTGCTGCGCAGAGCCGTGAGCTGTATGTCGTCGAGCCCATTACCGAGGAGCCTGACTGGGGCCAGATCGGTGGTCAGCTTGCCGGCGAGGCGGCCCCGGACCTGGGTGATTCTCCGTTCACCGAATATGTCCCCCAGCGGCCCCGCCCCGCGGCCCCCTCACCGGCGCCTGCAGCCGCCGAGCCCAGCGCACCCGCCACGCCGGGCCGCCCCGCAGACATCCGGGCTCATCCCATGTACGAGAACATCAAGAGCCGGTTTAATGGCCGCGTTCGCGAAATCGGCAAGAACCGCAACGTCCCGGCGGTCACGCCAGAAACTGACGCGGACGACGAGGAACCCGAAGTCTGA
- a CDS encoding family 10 glycosylhydrolase, whose protein sequence is MSIFFRRSALFSLSLMLGAAQAQGPASPAPVSPAAPAVMAPGADLRGLWVDAFGPGLKTRAQVRQTVDDAVRMGVNTLFVQAIRRGDCLCLKSSLPVVTDADLEKNFDPLALVTELAHARGLKVIAWASVTGVSNTAAPNSNPKHVTRAHGPQSGKASWMARRPDNSWLEGRDGWLDAGIPEAAEYMAAGVVSLVRNYPVDGVQLDRIRYPDGGAWGYDPKVLARYRAETGAKGIPAGNDARWQQWKRDQITGLVRRITLEVKTLQPGAWVSAATITYVRPPVPGDRAGFRRTRTYLEVMQDWLTWMNEGLIDLNVLMNYKRDGVNDQAAWFDGWNAFAHSVRARQDGQSSGVAAGTAMYLNTPEVTASQAARSVQAGLGWVGYSYRTPTLNVFNTRESAAQGLTAVRAVLTAPGGVLATPVRWDETAPTSRGLMGRITGTPVPGHHQVTVWQGGKQLAQSLTDGNGYYGFLTLEPGRYEVRVSGQRWVDTVPARGVVRLPDLLVRLPKPVAMPVQAPAPLPEPVRDTDTIPTPP, encoded by the coding sequence ATGAGCATCTTCTTCCGCCGCTCGGCGTTATTTTCCCTGTCTCTGATGCTAGGTGCCGCACAGGCACAGGGCCCTGCCTCTCCGGCGCCCGTTTCCCCAGCGGCACCGGCTGTAATGGCTCCCGGTGCCGATCTGCGTGGCCTGTGGGTGGACGCCTTCGGCCCGGGCCTGAAAACCCGCGCGCAGGTTCGCCAGACGGTGGATGACGCTGTCAGGATGGGCGTGAACACGCTGTTTGTCCAGGCCATCCGCCGGGGCGACTGCCTGTGCCTGAAAAGCTCCCTGCCGGTGGTCACGGATGCGGACCTGGAAAAGAACTTTGATCCGCTGGCCCTGGTCACGGAACTGGCCCATGCCCGTGGGCTGAAGGTCATCGCCTGGGCCAGCGTGACGGGGGTCTCCAATACCGCGGCGCCCAACAGCAACCCAAAGCACGTCACCCGGGCGCATGGTCCACAAAGCGGCAAGGCCTCCTGGATGGCGCGGCGACCCGACAACAGCTGGCTTGAAGGCCGGGACGGCTGGTTGGACGCAGGCATTCCCGAGGCGGCCGAGTATATGGCCGCCGGAGTGGTCAGCCTGGTCAGGAACTATCCGGTGGACGGCGTGCAGCTTGACCGCATCCGCTACCCGGACGGCGGCGCTTGGGGGTATGACCCGAAAGTGCTGGCCCGCTACCGCGCCGAGACAGGTGCCAAAGGCATTCCGGCGGGCAATGACGCGCGCTGGCAGCAGTGGAAGCGCGATCAGATCACTGGTCTGGTGCGGCGCATTACGCTGGAGGTCAAAACCCTCCAGCCGGGTGCCTGGGTCAGCGCGGCGACCATCACCTACGTGCGGCCTCCCGTGCCAGGGGACCGGGCCGGATTCCGCCGCACCCGGACCTACCTGGAAGTCATGCAGGACTGGCTGACCTGGATGAACGAGGGTTTGATCGACCTGAACGTCCTGATGAACTACAAACGCGACGGCGTCAACGATCAGGCAGCCTGGTTCGACGGCTGGAATGCCTTCGCCCACAGCGTCCGCGCCCGTCAGGACGGCCAGAGTTCCGGAGTAGCTGCGGGCACGGCCATGTACCTCAATACGCCTGAGGTCACCGCCTCACAGGCTGCGCGCAGCGTGCAGGCTGGTCTGGGCTGGGTAGGTTACTCGTACCGCACCCCAACCCTGAATGTGTTCAATACCAGAGAAAGCGCCGCGCAGGGGCTGACGGCCGTACGCGCCGTCCTGACCGCGCCGGGAGGTGTGCTGGCCACGCCGGTCCGCTGGGATGAAACGGCTCCGACCTCACGTGGTCTGATGGGCCGGATCACCGGCACGCCGGTTCCGGGACATCACCAGGTGACCGTGTGGCAGGGCGGGAAGCAACTTGCCCAGAGCCTGACCGACGGCAACGGTTACTACGGCTTCCTGACCCTGGAACCGGGCCGGTATGAGGTGCGGGTCAGCGGACAGCGCTGGGTGGACACGGTTCCTGCGCGCGGCGTCGTGCGGCTGCCGGACCTGCTGGTGCGGCTGCCCAAACCGGTGGCCATGCCGGTTCAGGCGCCTGCCCCGCTGCCTGAGCCGGTCCGCGATACCGATACGATTCCGACTCCTCCCTGA
- a CDS encoding flavin reductase family protein has protein sequence MTTPDVGIPPFEFRQTLGRFASGVTVITAKDGQQRRGMTASAFVSVSLTPPLILVSVDNRAHMHALLSEDRITHFGVNILGASQTPLSDHFAGRPGAEEQVSWFEHEGLPLIGGAIAQLVCRKYQVIPAGDHTLYLGFVEYSRYTDDDPLVYFRGQYHELG, from the coding sequence ATGACCACGCCAGATGTCGGCATTCCTCCGTTCGAATTCAGGCAGACGCTGGGACGTTTTGCCAGCGGCGTGACAGTGATTACAGCCAAAGATGGCCAGCAACGGCGTGGTATGACCGCCAGTGCGTTTGTGTCGGTCAGCCTGACGCCGCCTCTGATTCTGGTCAGCGTGGACAACCGCGCCCACATGCATGCGCTGCTGTCCGAAGACCGGATCACGCACTTTGGCGTCAATATCCTGGGCGCCAGCCAGACACCTCTCAGCGACCACTTTGCCGGACGTCCGGGAGCCGAGGAGCAGGTCTCGTGGTTCGAACACGAGGGTCTGCCGCTGATCGGCGGCGCCATTGCACAGCTGGTATGCCGTAAATATCAGGTCATTCCAGCCGGCGACCACACCCTGTACCTGGGCTTCGTGGAGTACAGCCGCTACACCGACGACGATCCGCTGGTGTATTTCCGCGGGCAATACCACGAACTGGGCTGA
- a CDS encoding metallophosphoesterase family protein, translating to MIRLAILADLHANLAATLAVHADLQRRGVTEIWVLGDLVGKGPRPKEVVEWTQAHATRVIQGNWDARVAGATHRPQDLWPRSKLTAAQLTYLEELPYGIEEQFGGAWWRFVHASSHGLFHRLYPHSSLAEQLDAFRPNPQYGLREHADALVYADVHEALMLDVEGRPLINCGSVGNPLDSTLPCYLLLEFQRDNPSHSATFVRLTYDRDSEISAAEASGMPFTREYIAELLTGAYQKRRARTGESAEPA from the coding sequence ATGATTCGCCTCGCCATTCTCGCGGACCTGCACGCCAACCTGGCGGCAACGCTCGCGGTTCATGCCGATTTGCAGCGGCGCGGGGTCACGGAAATCTGGGTCCTGGGCGACCTGGTGGGCAAAGGACCCCGCCCAAAGGAAGTCGTGGAATGGACGCAGGCACATGCCACGCGGGTCATCCAGGGCAACTGGGATGCCCGGGTTGCTGGGGCCACGCACCGCCCGCAGGACCTGTGGCCCCGCAGCAAACTCACGGCCGCTCAGCTGACCTACCTCGAAGAGTTGCCCTACGGCATTGAAGAACAGTTCGGAGGCGCGTGGTGGCGCTTTGTGCACGCCAGCAGTCACGGGCTGTTTCACCGCCTTTACCCGCACAGCAGTCTGGCTGAGCAGCTTGACGCTTTCCGGCCCAATCCGCAGTACGGCCTGCGCGAGCATGCCGACGCCCTGGTCTACGCTGATGTACACGAGGCCCTGATGCTCGATGTGGAGGGCCGGCCGCTGATCAACTGCGGCAGCGTCGGCAACCCGCTGGACAGCACACTGCCCTGTTATCTGCTGCTGGAATTTCAGCGGGACAATCCATCTCACAGCGCGACCTTCGTGCGCCTGACCTATGACCGCGATTCGGAGATTTCGGCGGCCGAGGCCAGTGGCATGCCCTTTACCCGCGAATACATCGCCGAACTTCTGACCGGCGCCTACCAGAAACGCCGCGCCCGCACCGGTGAAAGTGCAGAGCCGGCCTGA
- a CDS encoding VC0807 family protein — MTEPVARPAPKKARTKIPKTIWDLVFTLLIPILILTPNVLGEGIGVASLLGGGQTGNIRAYLLAALIPVVYVLWDILKNKNVSPVALFGGAGAIVSGALAFWYVDGFWYAIKDSARMYLTGLLFLLSAVTSVPLFRIFLDATTIAESPEDRAATQQALRDPGVHRGLVLGTVVFAVVDLIGGLINSVVNYQRVVARFGTDEFNAQIAEVNAMMRIPGMIVSFLGVFAAIWFVQRAVKARYGSDASIFEPAKLAQKQREETPSLSS, encoded by the coding sequence ATGACCGAACCGGTTGCCCGCCCTGCCCCCAAGAAAGCCCGCACCAAGATTCCAAAGACCATATGGGACCTGGTCTTCACCCTGCTGATCCCAATCCTGATTCTGACCCCCAACGTGCTGGGCGAGGGAATCGGGGTAGCGAGCCTGCTGGGCGGGGGCCAGACCGGCAATATCCGGGCCTACCTGCTGGCCGCACTGATCCCTGTGGTCTATGTGCTGTGGGACATCCTGAAAAATAAGAACGTCAGTCCGGTGGCGCTGTTCGGTGGAGCAGGCGCGATTGTGTCCGGCGCGCTGGCGTTCTGGTACGTGGACGGCTTCTGGTACGCCATCAAGGACAGCGCCCGGATGTACCTCACGGGGCTGCTGTTTCTGCTCAGTGCAGTGACCAGCGTGCCGCTGTTCCGGATCTTCCTGGACGCCACGACCATCGCGGAGAGTCCGGAGGACCGCGCCGCCACCCAGCAGGCCCTGCGCGACCCTGGCGTGCACCGCGGGCTGGTGCTGGGCACTGTGGTCTTTGCGGTGGTGGACCTGATCGGCGGGCTGATCAACAGCGTCGTGAACTATCAGCGTGTCGTGGCCCGGTTCGGCACCGACGAATTCAATGCCCAGATCGCGGAGGTCAACGCGATGATGCGTATCCCTGGCATGATCGTCAGTTTCCTCGGCGTCTTTGCAGCGATCTGGTTCGTGCAGCGGGCCGTCAAGGCCCGTTACGGTTCGGATGCCAGCATTTTCGAGCCGGCCAAGCTGGCCCAGAAGCAGCGGGAAGAGACTCCGTCTCTCAGTTCCTGA